The Desulfocurvibacter africanus subsp. africanus DSM 2603 genomic sequence GGTCTGGTCGTGAGCGCCCTGGTCTCGGTTGTCCTATGGGCCTCCCTCGGGCTCGTGCTCAACATCACCACGGGCCGCAGCTTCCCGTTTTTCAAACGCCAGCGCGGCATGACCGTGAAGCTGTTCCTCCCGCTCATGACCTTGCTGGGCCGTGCCCTGGGCATTTCCAAGGAGCGCATCCGCAACTCCTTCATCAAGGTCAACAACGAGCTGGTCCGCTCCGAGGCCAAGACCTACGCACCGCAAGAGGTGCTCCTACTCATGCCCCATTGCCTGCAGAACTCGCGCTGCGACCATCGCCTGACCTATGACATCGACAACTGCGTGCGCTGCGGCAAATGCCCCATCAAGGGATTGCTGGAGCTGCGTGACAAATACGGCGTGCACCTGGCCATCGCCACGGGCGGCACCATCGCCCGGCGCATCGTGGTCCAGAAACGTCCCAGGCTCATTGTGGCCGTGGCCTGCGAACGGGACCTGTCCAGCGGCATCCAAGACACCTTTCCACTACCCGTGTACGGAGTGCTCAACCTGCGGCCCCACGGCCCGTGCCTGGACACCCTGGTGCCTTTTCCGCAACTTGAGCAGGCCCTGCGCCGTTTCCTGGATCCCGCGCAGTTGGCCGAAATCGACGCCGCGGCCAAGTCCAAGCCGGATAAACCATCCAAGCGGTCCAGGCCTGCCAAGTCCGACAAGCCTTCCCGCCCGCTGGACGCGGACAGCGGCCAGATCGACAAGACCGACAAGACCGACGAACACACCACGCCCACCAGCGCCTAGGTATTCATGACAGCGGATCGCATCCCACCGGCACGACGCGCGGCCCTTGAGGCCGTGAGCAAGTCCCTGAACACGTCCACCGACGTCCAGGCCGCCCTGGACACGCAGATCACCGCGCGGCGACTTGCTCCCCGCGACATCGGCCTGGCCACGGAACTGACCTACGGCTACCTGCGCCTCAAGGGCCGCCTGGACGCCCTGCTGGACCATTTCCTGCGCGCTCCAGGCAAGCTGCCCGCCAGGGTCCGCCTCGTTCTCGGACTGGCCGCCTATGAGTTGTCCTACCTGGATCGCGTGCCGGCCTACGCCTCCGTGAACTGGGCCGTGGACGCGGTAAAGGCCGACTTCGGCCAGGGCTTGTCCAAAATGGCCAACGGCGTGCTGCGCTCGGTCGAGCGCCTGGGGGCCGACGCCCTGAACCCGGACTTCTTTCGCC encodes the following:
- a CDS encoding DUF116 domain-containing protein — translated: MQQKKPLDPLRMPEMPSDDEIQARKRLFVGLILGASGLVCLFFVLLWIVPFVGLNAIHPYAPWIWGLVVSALVSVVLWASLGLVLNITTGRSFPFFKRQRGMTVKLFLPLMTLLGRALGISKERIRNSFIKVNNELVRSEAKTYAPQEVLLLMPHCLQNSRCDHRLTYDIDNCVRCGKCPIKGLLELRDKYGVHLAIATGGTIARRIVVQKRPRLIVAVACERDLSSGIQDTFPLPVYGVLNLRPHGPCLDTLVPFPQLEQALRRFLDPAQLAEIDAAAKSKPDKPSKRSRPAKSDKPSRPLDADSGQIDKTDKTDEHTTPTSA